The segment aagagaCAATATTCTGTACATTTTAAACTATCCTCAATCAAGTACAATTATACTTAGAAAGTGACAACTTGTAAAGAGTCAATAAAAAATTAAGAGTAAGAGGACTCCTTTACCTAATTCAGATTTTGAATAAATGTTGATGTAATTGTTTAACTTGACTCTACTCTTGAATATTAGATGTAATATTTCCATTTTACAGCACAACATCCACAGAATGTGTGCAGAAGCCTCTCACCTTGTCGTACAGAGCTAGttcttcatcttcctccatTAAAGGCCCAGAGTCAAAAAAGTGCTTCGATCTCTCCTCGCGATTCTTCATTCCTGCCGTGGAAACACGTTGCTCAGATATAAATAAGAACGTGAGAAAACGGAGACAAACTGAAACGTAACTCTTAATGAGGGTGCAAACAGACGAGCCTCAGTtagaaggaagaaagaaaagaaagcattCTTATAAGACAGACTTCGGTGCATTCTTACGTTTCAGGTAGCTGGACTGCGTATGTCTGAAGTTGGTGGAGAGGTCCTGCAGGCTCTGAGCCAGAGACGACACCACGTTTGTCAGCAGCCTCTCCTCCTGCTCGGTGCAGTGGCCCCGGCGAGACTGCAGACCCGTCACCGCTCGCTGGCATCGATGAAACATCTGTAGGAAACACAAACCGATCAACACCGGACCGgactgtgacaaaaacaacGTGCCTTCCTTTTTACGAAGCGTAATGACGCAGAGTAAAACAATGCCCGTCGAGTAGGTAAAGATTCAGCTAATGCGGCGTCGTTTGCACCTGCGTGATCTCCTGAGTAGTGATCTCTATGGCGTGCTCCTCCTCGCTGCTGTCATCCAGGGTGGGACGGTTCATGTGCTTGTCGTGAAGCAAAGCCAGATCCTTCATCTTCTGCCGGATCCGTGTGATTTCATACTGGATCTTAAAGATTAACAGCGAGTggggaaagaaataaaaacgttTGAGAACAACTGAAGCTGTCAAACATTTCCCTTGATAAACCACCTCAGAAAAGGCTTAGCTTTTCAGCTCCTGCAGTTAAGATTTACACATGAAAAACAGCACTTTTAAATGGTTATATTAACATTTCATTCACAAGCCACATGAAGGAGCAGACGTACCACCAGTGTTACATgcaccacagtttgagaaccacaggACTAGCTTGACTCTGAAAGCATCTGCTAATTGGATAACCATGTTTTTACTGCACTTTCTCCTAAAAATACTGCTCTGAACACACACGAGTGTCCAGTTTTACCTCATCAACACCGTCTATCCATTTGGGAGGCAGTTTCTTTGTGACGCCTATGGCAGCTTCAGGGTCCAGACTAATCCCCGACACCAGAGCCATTCGGTCATCTGccatctgaaacaaaacaaaaatcattccAATAAACTGGCTTATATACCCAGATACAACAGTGGAATGATGTTATGCCTCTACtataatttttcaaaattttgcCATAAAGGGAAGCAAACTGTTACCTCATCAAGCTCCTAAATGCCAGAAAGCAAATTGTTTCCATTCAACAAAAGgacaagaaagaagaaaaaaagggaagaattAACAGATTGAGATCAACAAAATCAGCAGCAAATACCAGAACAAAAGTGCTTCGGTCTCCGCTTCTAGGAGAAGTGGAGACAGCTAAATGTGAAGCAGAATGTCTCAAAGGTAATGTAATTTCTAAACAGCATAACACAAACTTATAGCTAgtgtttacacagaaactcTGAAACAAATGTCAGTTTACATCGAATAAGAAACAGCAAAAGTAAAGAGATCAAAACAAGCTAGACAGGATTACATAAtggtgataaataaaaataactggaTTATTATTGGCTGACTAATTAGAAACCTCAAAGAACTAATTCAGATAATTAAATCTTGTGTgtttcagacaaacagagcAGTTGTTATATTGTTGAGTGTACAACATTTGTATTTGCACACAAATTTAGAGCCACTGCCTCTAAACTGTACGAAACCCCCTCTGCTTCATAATGCCAAAACAATTCGAAGAAGTGGGACCAGAGCAGCAGAGTGCACAGCAGACGCTCCGTTTAGCCGCTGAGgagtttgttttgataaatagaAGCCTTTGGCCTGCTTCGGCGTTTCTGTGAGAGACAAAGATCTGAATCTTCCTTCGCAATCTTGGAAACTAGTTCCAACAATCCCAGCCGAGCCGCGAATGGCTGCAAGAATCAGGGTTCCCAAAATAAAGAGAGGGTTCTGCAGGACCTCCAACGTGGACCTGTGGAGGCTTTCCAGTCCTCCTCGCTAAAAGCGGAAGACTGTCTTGATTTTGGCATAAACGTTTTCTTCTGAATCATGTCTCTTAAACTTGGTTCGTTTTGGCACCGAGCTTCGATCTTCCCTGCTCGCCGTTAAAGGCCGGGTTTTTATCACAGCCGGCAGAAGAATGTCAACTATTCAATGTTTAGGCTTCCTGGTAATCTGaggcagcttttctttttttaggctCTGTGGTTTCTATGCAGTGAAGTAGCTCTTCAGGAAAAAACAGTCAGAAAGATCTTAGTAGGTGTTTTGAATCTTAGTCAAAGTGAGgctctttttcttcctgtgacTAGCACTGAGGGTTGCTGTATTTGTTAGTACCTCTAAAAGGAAATAACCACTTTAAATACAGAGCCTGAATGAAAGGCTCGTGAATCTACTGCGGCTATAATACTaaccctgaaaataaaactaagctTCCACTtttcaggatttgttttaaagccaCAGCCCAGTTCAATGACAGGTCACAGACACAGATTAATCCAATACACACCACCACACACGTTTTACTGATGGGGAGCAATGTGGACATGAAAGCATGCATTTAGCTCTGTTTAAACTGGCTCTAAGATGCCTTTTCCGTCCTTGTCTGCAGCAGCTTAGCTTCAGCGGATAGAGGGAGCACGCCTCCTCCATCAGCCCGGAGGGGGAAACTGGGGGGCCACATCTGCACCGACAGGCGGCTACTAGTACTCTGGTGGAGCTAGCTACAGGGGCTCAGAGACTGGctacatgcaaacacacagtaAAATGTCAGAACGAAGCAGACCACTCACCGCGGCATTGCTACGTGTACTCAGACGGGGCTCGTTTGTACTCACTTGCTCAGCCAAAATCTGCCGGTTTTGGATTGCATTGTTCCGCATTAACAAGAAGGCATCGGTCAGACGCCTAGTGGCCATGACTGGCTTGCTCGAGCTCTAAATCAACCCAGGACAAAATGCGGATCAGCtgatggatatttttttttaaattcaattatgTGTCCACGGTTGATTAACGCGCTGCTCGcgcttagcttttttttaaacctgcgATGAATGAGGGAAGAAAAAGTCGCGGTTCAGCGCTAACTGCGGACATCAGTCGGTTTGAATCATACTGATCTGTAAAGCCTCTTTATCCCTCAAGTAAAAAAATCTACACGACCGCCGAGAATTTCCTGGTAAAATCGTGTTTTTTAGTCAAACTGGTAACGGTGCTCCGCTATCACGAAGCTACGGAAGTGAGAACGTAAACACCTGCGTAATGCGTTTCTTCTTCTACGGTTAATTAGCTGCACTGTCAACTGCGACGATAGAGCGTTATCGCCCCCTATCGTCCTGGAaggatattattattattattattattattattattattattattattattattattattattattattattattattattattattattgctgttaTTGTCGTTGTATTTCCACCACTTGCTCTGCTGTAAGAAGACTAACACTACATAGGATGTGAACCCTTCATCTCACCTGTTAGCTTTATAAAACCTGTAATGTAGTGCCTACCACACAAATCCCAGTTAAACACCCTCcaataaatacagaacaaaactgtagctaaagaaacgtcttcagctacagaacagaagtcaagttattattattttttttagctttctttgGATTGGTTTCTTCATTGGTTGCCACAGCGACATTTGCCAATATTTTTACACAGGATGCCCCTCCTGACGCACCCTGGGCTCGATCCCGCAGCCTCTCAGAGACCACCGAGCTAACGCAGTAGTTTTTGAGTCcgattttaaattatattctgaatttgcCATGGTGTGGGAGAAACTAAAGTTTGAAGAAACGTGATCTCTCCTCCAAACTCTCACAAGAAGATGAATTTTCAAGTGTAATATTTAGACAGTGTGTGGAGTTATCCCTTCTTGTTGTCGTGCGCCTTTACGCACGGGCGGGGCGGTGCCACTAACTGTAATTATGTCGCTGAAAGCTCCTCCTCCGTTCAGTCTTAATCCCTTTGGCCGCAGTCAGTGTTAATGCTGCCGCTGAAATTTATCCACAAGtagcacacagcagcagcagctaacatATAGCAGAGGTCCGGGGCTGTCTCCATCCGCGCCTGTGGACACATTTGATCGAGGAGTCCAGCTGCAGTCCTCTTCCTACCTGGGCAGCGCGCAGAGGCACACAGTCCCGGTAAGTTTAAAGGGCATGTCAGTCTCTCAGGCACCCAGGCTTGGCATTATAATCCTCTCTGATGGATGATGGCTTTAATTGATGTGTTGCTGAGTAAGGTTTGGGGACATTACATTTGCCTGAACTGCTGGAAATGACTTTCTACTCCCTGATAGTTAAACTCCAGTAAGTTTTTTTTCCGTTGACCTATGGTCTGATTTCTCAACTCAGTAAAACTTCTTAACCTTTGattaatttgaatgttttcaaGCATGTAAATAAAGATATCAGAGTTACAGCGCAAGCCAATACAAAGGGTGTTCTCGACTAGCTACAGTGATGTGCAATCTTTGGAATGGAGTCAAACTGGTTCGCATGAAAAACCACCAAACCAAAAGAGCCGTATTGTTGTTTCAGAAACTTTCCTTAAAGGTTCAGGTGTCATCCTGGGCTTGGCATGTCTGgtcattgttttcctgtttctcctgcagctgatcAGCATGGCCTCGTCCGACGACCCAAAAGGCTCCCTGACGCCTGTGGACTTTATCCAGCTGCAGCAGTACATGGAAGGCAAGTTATCTCTTAGCGTCATTCATTCCATGTGTTATTTTGTGCAAATAAGCAAAAACAGAGATAAGGTGAGCATAACGACAAGTCTAGCGGGAGCCAAACCAGTTCTCACACCCAGACGTGTCAAATTGCTGCAGTTTTGATCAGATTTCATGCTTTGTCACATTACAAGTTGAAGCAACTTGAGTCGTAAAGTGGCAAATATTAGTGTGTTACAGTAAAAATGACACAGGAAGGCTGTTGTAATGAGCCATAAACACAACGGCGCTCGACAGTAATCTGTGGAGAGTCCTCCTGCATCCTCACTAAAACATCAACTTTGAAATGCGCTGATTTGACCTGAGTTAATGCAGAATTATGTGGACGAgctgacagcaaacaaaaagtgGCGCTGGTCTAAAAATACTCTGTCCATTTAAAGGCtttgaaagaaatgaaatggCTCTGTAGGCTTTTAGTGTTTGGGGGAGGAGAGTATTTACAAGCGGGATAATGGATGAATAGATAATTACATGTAAACGTGGTCCAGTCTTGATGTGTGAGCgacactgctgtgtgtgtgtgtgtgttagctcaGACCCAAACCCAGACCTAAAGTCTGAAATACACAGGACATTCAAGCCCTCACTTAGCGATAATCCTTACCTATAACATCTGTTTTAGCACATCCTCAACacgttttaatgttttttaatcagttaGGTTCCCTCCTAG is part of the Kryptolebias marmoratus isolate JLee-2015 linkage group LG4, ASM164957v2, whole genome shotgun sequence genome and harbors:
- the stx16 gene encoding syntaxin-16 isoform X3 yields the protein MATRRLTDAFLLMRNNAIQNRQILAEQMADDRMALVSGISLDPEAAIGVTKKLPPKWIDGVDEIQYEITRIRQKMKDLALLHDKHMNRPTLDDSSEEEHAIEITTQEITQMFHRCQRAVTGLQSRRGHCTEQEERLLTNVVSSLAQSLQDLSTNFRHTQSSYLKRMKNREERSKHFFDSGPLMEEDEELALYDKGFTDDQLVLVEENTVMVEEREREIRQIVQSISDLNEIFRDLAGMVVEQGTVLDRIDFNVEQACVKTDDGLKQLQKAEQYQKKNRKMLVILILFVIVIILIIILFGTKFK
- the stx16 gene encoding syntaxin-16 isoform X2, which encodes MATRRLTDAFLLMRNNAIQNRQILAEQELDEMADDRMALVSGISLDPEAAIGVTKKLPPKWIDGVDEIQYEITRIRQKMKDLALLHDKHMNRPTLDDSSEEEHAIEITTQEITQMFHRCQRAVTGLQSRRGHCTEQEERLLTNVVSSLAQSLQDLSTNFRHTQSSYLKRMKNREERSKHFFDSGPLMEEDEELALYDKGFTDDQLVLVEENTVMVEEREREIRQIVQSISDLNEIFRDLAGMVVEQGTVLDRIDFNVEQACVKTDDGLKQLQKAEQYQKKNRKMLVILILFVIVIILIIILFGTKFK
- the stx16 gene encoding syntaxin-16 isoform X1 — translated: MATRRLTDAFLLMRNNAIQNRQILAEQVSTNEPRLSTRSNAAELDEMADDRMALVSGISLDPEAAIGVTKKLPPKWIDGVDEIQYEITRIRQKMKDLALLHDKHMNRPTLDDSSEEEHAIEITTQEITQMFHRCQRAVTGLQSRRGHCTEQEERLLTNVVSSLAQSLQDLSTNFRHTQSSYLKRMKNREERSKHFFDSGPLMEEDEELALYDKGFTDDQLVLVEENTVMVEEREREIRQIVQSISDLNEIFRDLAGMVVEQGTVLDRIDFNVEQACVKTDDGLKQLQKAEQYQKKNRKMLVILILFVIVIILIIILFGTKFK